A window of the Lactuca sativa cultivar Salinas chromosome 5, Lsat_Salinas_v11, whole genome shotgun sequence genome harbors these coding sequences:
- the LOC111910596 gene encoding cell wall protein DAN4-like has product MPRTLTPSVQEDSQSNTISDISTHEQDQHEHDDTAATSQPIVSQSTPTQTNHEVTFSMPTSVPISDDFFQDFTPPSPTTTTTLISIAPCPNVSMGVSQPQASIPPSTPLFTDSTTTTTTTTSTPPISVTVSDTGAGASGFTLGHESTPISPLRQGDPDTVFGYDVDDFEAFTYIPFTIQDDSNDDAPITKGQLKALNEKMDSLLESTKASSHSDYSQEAVKAFFETLTKEHFANLDKTNQAIENSASVCKETTEKVDKLLSDVKTFMVDYQTSLESNTTKANQVISNLRTTLHNEKAALEKVRTGLQTDNTKFQTSITSKIEKLHEDLALENKIMDDLVVKTKKVKVLSVKLANANHHIDELKFKKAVMKSCIADVNAFLSNLIEMHDSQLMIFVRIEGVSESGTLPKQGGDNEKQSAKEPQKAARTSSDNETKSKGSDPKDNVTSGSKGKENIIDDDNEEEEGENSKLKRKVRDAVLDENLRIAREAEAREKELCDAQITIEAKKVLIPACSVKRILTEAVDNPRIHWLEPVTSFDLENTLDSQLDFPITPKAFMFWFFERILNAPDSDENVNKGKGKYH; this is encoded by the exons ATGCCAAGGACTCTAACTCCAAGTGTTCAGGAGGATTCGCAGTCCAACACCATTTCTGACATTAGCACACATGAGCAGGACCAACACGAACATGACGATACTGCTGCGACTTCGCAACCTATCGTCTCGCAGTCCACTCCTACTCAAACTAATCATGAGGTAACCTTCTCTATGCCAACTTCAGTTCCTATTTCTGATGATTTCTTTCAAGATTTTACTCCACCATCACCCACTACTACAACAACACTAATCTCAATCGCTCCCTGCCCAAATGTTTCTATGGGTGTTTCGCAACCTCAAGCTTCTATTCCGCCATCCACTCCTTTGTTCACTGActctacaacaacaacaaccacaaccactAGCACACCTCCAATTTCTGTCaccgtatctgatacgggggcaggTGCTTCAGGTTTCACTCTTGGTCATGAGTCTACTCCCATCTCTCCTCTTCGACAAGGTGATCCTGATACTGTTTTCGGGTATGATGTCGATGATTTCGAGGCTTTTACTTATATTCCTTTCACAATACAAGATGACAGCAATGATGATGCTCCGATCACCAAAGGGCAACTCAAAGCTCTGAATGAGAAGATGGATTCCTTGCTTGAGTCCACCAAAGCATCCTCTCACAGTGACTATTCTCAGGAGGCGGTCAAGGCATTCTTTGAAACACTCACAAAAGAGCATTTTGCGAACCTTGACAAAACCAACCAAGCTATCGAGAATTCAGCATCCGTCTGCAAGGaaacgaccgaaaaagtcgataaactactTTCTGATGTCAAAACTTTCATGGTTGATTATCAGACTTCCTTGGAATCAAACACTACAAAAGCAAATCAAGTAATTTCCAATCTTAGAACCACTCTTCATAATGAGAAGGCAGCTCTTGAGAAGGTTCGTACTGGACTCCAGACCGATAATACAAAGTTCCAAACCTCCATCACTTCAAAAATTGAGAAGCTTCATGAAGATTTGGCACTTGAGAACAAAATAATGGATGACCTCGTCGTCAAAACAAAAAAGGTGAAGGTTTTATCCGTCAAGCTGGCTAATGCTAATCATCATATTGATGAGCTAAAATTCAAAAAAGCTGTGATGAAGAGCTGCATTGCCGACGTGAATGCCTTCCTGTCCAATCTCATTGAGATGCATGATTCTCAACTCATGATCTTTGTAAG GATTGAGGGTGTTTCGGAGTCTGGCAcacttccgaaacaagggggagataatGAGAAGCAATCTGCGAAAGAACCCCAGAAAGCAGCCAGAACTTCTAGTGACAATGAAACTAAGTCAAAGGGATCTGATCCGAAGGATAATGTAACTTCGGGATCAAAGGGAAAGGAAAATATCATTGATGATgataatgaagaagaagaaggcgaaAACTCAAAACTTAAGCGAAAAGTACGTGATGCAGTTCTCGATGAAAACCTGCGAATTGCAAGAGAGGCTGAAGCGCGTGAAAAGGAGCTTTGTGATGCTCAGATTACTATAGAAGCTAAAAAGGTGTTAATTCCTGCTTGCTCCGTGAAAAGAATCTTGACCGAAGCAGTTGACAACCCAAGAATTCATTGGTTAGAGCCGGTCACTTCTTTCGATCTGGAAAACACCTTGGATTCGCAACTGGATTTCCCAATCACTCCGAAAgcttttatgttttggttttttGAGAGAATTTTGAATGCACCAGATTCAGACGAGAATGTGAACAAAGGGAAAGGAAAATATCATTGA
- the LOC111910595 gene encoding uncharacterized protein LOC111910595 — translation MTDNTPPGGSSSNTNPSSDPNSPFYIHPTDYPRQVHVNENLGDNNYANRSMEMKDFLLEKNRVGFIDGTIAKPTEGKNEYRVWQRIDALIKGWPTIVMEKNIRNSVKYATTTKEIWDDLEERFGKESTTHSYELKCDLTTLKQEADSVSTYFTKMRAIWDEIFSVSPTPTYTCGNCTCDIGKRFVESRDKERVYEFPMGLKDTFKTIKTKILSTKPMPLLGSTYHLVSEDEQHRNISTARKPNVDASTYQMCAQIPPTRTWLRKKH, via the coding sequence ATGACGGACAACACTCCACCAGGCGGCTCCAGTAGCAACACCAACCCGTCATCAGATCCAAACTCACCATTTTACATTCATCCCACTGATTATCCACGACAAGTTCACGTCAATGAAAACCTTGGTGACAACAATTATGCTAACCGGTCCATGGAGATGAAAGATTTCCTCCTAGAAAAGAATAGGGTCGGCTTCATTGATGGAACCATTGCAAAACCGACTGAAGGAAAGAATGAATATAGGGTCTGGCAACGAATTGATGCCTTGATAAAGGGATGGCCTACTATAGTCATGGAGAAGAATATTCGGAATAGTGTAAAATACGCTACCACCACCAAGGAGATATGGGATGATCTTGAAGAAAGGTTTGGAAAGGAAAGTACAACACACTCTTATGAATTAAAATGTGACCTAACAACACTCAAACAAGAAGCTGATTCTGTTTCAACCTACTTCACGAAGATGAGGGCGATCTGGGATGAAATTTTCTCTGTTTCACCGACACCAACTTACACTTGTGGCAATTGCACCTGCGACATTGGAAAAAGATTCGTTGAATCAAGAGACAAGGAACGTGTTTACGAGTTCCCAATGGGTCTTAAAGACACTTTTAAAACTATTAAAACTAAGATCCTTAGCACTAAACCCATGCCCTTACTTGGATCTACTTACCACTTGGTTTCAGAGGATGAACAACATCGAAATATCTCAACTGCAAGAAAACCCAATGTAGACGCATCAACTTATCAGATGTGTGCTCAGATACCACCGACAAGAACTTGGTTAAGAAAAAAACACTAA